ATTATGTTAGAAGTATGATCCGAAGAGGAACCAGCCGAATCGACGCCCCAGTTATTGTTAAAACTAACGACGGATTCACCATGAAAGTGCACATGCTCGCAATAACCACTAGAAGAGCCAAGTCTTCCCAACAAAAATTCATGAGGGAAACTATTCAGCAACTCTTAATCAAGATTGCCGCTGACAAGAGCTTTGAGCAAGTAATCGAAGGATTAGTTACTGGTAAAATAGCTTCTGAAATTTACCATAAGGCTAAAAAAATCTACCCTCTAAAGAGAGTAGAAACTATTAAGACCAAGGTCTTAGAAGAGCCACAATAGATTTAACTCAAATTAAATCTATTTTTTTAAATTAATAATAAATAAAACTTATAAAAATATGAAATGGGACCGGTTATGATATACTGGGGATATGTGATCCTTTGCTCAATCATGGGCCTTGTTACTTACTTTAGAGGGGCTCTTGACTTTTGGGGATCTCTTTTCATGGTTATCATGGGTCTTATAATCATATTAGCTGCTGGTTTTAACTGGCTACTTTTAATTCTTATTTTTCTTATTTTAGGCCTGGTATCAACCAAATACAAACACCAATATAAAAAAGAACTTGGTGTGTATGAAGGTACCCGATCTGCAAAAAACGTTATTTCTAATGGAATCGTGCCTTTTGTAATGGCCGCATTTGGATATTATGACGGTTTTGTAGGCGGATTTATTGGTTCAATAGCTACTGCTACAGCCGATACGATGGCCAGCGAAGTTGGAGTTACCCAGACACCTCGCCTGGTTA
The DNA window shown above is from Methanobacteriaceae archaeon and carries:
- a CDS encoding TIGR00297 family protein; the protein is MIYWGYVILCSIMGLVTYFRGALDFWGSLFMVIMGLIIILAAGFNWLLLILIFLILGLVSTKYKHQYKKELGVYEGTRSAKNVISNGIVPFVMAAFGYYDGFVGGFIGSIATATADTMASEVGVTQTPRLVTTLKKVAPGTDGGVSVLGTVAGILGAGLIGIFAYLLGILPDPFVCLKISIIAGTVGCFMDSFLGAIFERRNYITNEHVNLLATLTGAFLGIMLV
- a CDS encoding 30S ribosomal protein S3ae, which codes for MAKARRRRVRDTWKEKQWYKITSPKAFGGSEIGITPAKDPEFLLKRRIDTTMRELTGDFSKQYVKLKFQISEVAGDTAGTRFIGHQVTTDYVRSMIRRGTSRIDAPVIVKTNDGFTMKVHMLAITTRRAKSSQQKFMRETIQQLLIKIAADKSFEQVIEGLVTGKIASEIYHKAKKIYPLKRVETIKTKVLEEPQ